Sequence from the Undibacterium piscinae genome:
GGTAATGCTGAGTTTCAATCCGTCTACCCATGATTTTGCCGGCAGCTTGGTACTTTCCTTGATGGCTTTGGCGCGCTCGAGCAGGGCGGGGAAGTCAAGCTTAACCCTGGATTTGAAGGCGATTGCCACCACATTGCCGTCATGTACCTCAGGCAGACACAGCACGGTATCAAATACAAAGCGCATTGCCTTGATGTTTTTGGCAAAGCTGGGATGGTCGCCAAACAGGTTGACGGTCAGGATGCCATCGGCCAGCAGGCAGTCAGCGCAGGCCTGATAGAACTCGGCTGTGTCTAGTACCGGACCGCGTGCGGTAGCGTCGTATAAATCGACCTGGATCGCATCGAATTTATCGTGATTGTCACTGTTGGTGACAAAATCCATCGCATCCATCTCAATCACGTTCAGACGTTCATCGTTGGCGGGCAGCTTGAACATGCTTTCGCAGATCATGATGACCGCTGGATTGAGATCGACCGCGGTGACATGCGCCTGTTCGAACTGGCGATAGCAAAATTTGGTCATGGCACCAGTGCCCAGGCCTAATTGCAGCAGTTGCTTGGGTTCGGAAATGAATAGCATCCAGGCCATCATTTGCTGGGCGTATTCCAGTTCCAGCCAGTCGGGTTTGCGCAGGCGCATTGCACCTTGTACCCATTCGGTACCGAAATGCAGATAGCGTACGCCATCGAGTTCTGACAGGGTGACTGGAGCAAATTTAACTTTGCGTGGTTTGGGGATGGCGGCAGCCTTGGGGCCGGATCGGTAATTTGATTCGGCTTCTATGGATTTTCGTTTAATAAGCATTCCAGCATTTTAACCAGCATCTTGCCTGACTAAAAGAAAATTCACCAAGATAGGCCGAAGTTACTCGGGTTACTTGCGTTACCTGCGGCGTGGCGCGTCATTGCGCTCGACTATCTGCTTCCAGTGTTCGAGTTTTTCCTCAAAGCGCATCTGCGCATAGGCCGGAGACGATGACGGCAGTTGCAGAGTGCGATAACTCATTTGCTCAAGCTGAGCCCGCATTTTTCCTGCCATGTTGCCATTAAAGCAAAGTGTTTTCAGTCGCGGGTAGTTGCGTTGCAAGGCATGGAAATCATTTGGTGCGCCTTGTCTGATGGCTGCGTCCAGGCTACCCTGGCGGCGGCAGGCACCAAACACATCCCATAAGCCTATGCCGTGCGCCAGTAAGCCCTGCAATCGCTGTGGATAGGGCAATTCTACCAAGTTGTCATTGAGTGCGCCCGATAGCAGTCGCCAGAACTGATTCTGTTTGAAGGCGTAGTACTGCTGCGCCCGCAAAGAGGCTTCACCGGGAAAGCTGCCGAGTATCAGGGTATGGGTGGTCGCGTCGATTACCGGTGGAAATCCCTGTAGCAGCGCTGATTCGCTTAGGTGATCTGAGGGTGGGGTGCTAGCTTGGCTCATGGGTACTAATTCCTTGCGGTTTCCGTCGAAATTATAACGAGCGGAAAACAAAAAAGCCTCGCATTTCTGCAAGGCTTTTTATTTTGGCTCCCCGACCTGGACTCGAACCAGGGACCTGCGGATTAACAGTCCGTCGCTCTACCAACTGAGCTATCAGGGAATAGAAGAAAAACATCTCTTCGTTAAACTATTTTCCAGTGATTTTGTTGCAAGTTCACTGGGTACTTCAAATTCTGTGGCTCCCCGACCTGGACTCGAACCAGGGACCTGCGGATTAACAGTCCGTCGCTCTACCAACTGAGCTATCAGGGAACAGAGACAAAAATTATATTCTCTCCAGCCACGTTTGTCAAAAGCTTTTTGGTTTTATCCGCTTACAGGACTGCTGCAATCGCATCAATCACGGCATCAATATTGCGCTGGTTCAGGGCGGCAACACAGATACGGCCGGTATCAACGGCATAGATGGAATTGTTGTCGCGCAGTTTCTCGACTTGTTCCTTAGTCAGGCCGGAGTAAGAGAACATACCGCGTTGCTGAGTCACGAAATCGAAGTTGTGCGCAGGCGCTTTCTCTTTGAGCTTGGCGACGAAGGCCGCGCGCATTTCGCGTATGCGTACGCGCATGCCTGCCAGCTCTTCTTCCCATAACTGGCGCAGTTCTGGCGTAGAGAGAACCGTTGCGACTACCTGACCGCCATGGATAGGTGGATTTGAGTAGTTGGTACGGATCACGCGCTTGAGTTGCGACATGATGCGTGCCGCTTCTTCCGCGCTGGAGGCAGCGATGCTCAATGCACCGACGCGCTCGCCATATAAAGAGAAAGATTTTGAAAATGAGTTGGAGACGAACAGGGCGCCACCGGCTTCGGCAAAGCGACGTACTACTTTACCGTCAGCTTCAATGCCGTCACCAAAACCCTGGTAGGCCATATCGAGGAAAGGAACCAGGCCGCGCGCCGTAACCACTTCAATCACTTGCGTCCATTGATCGTCGCTCAGGTCAGCGCCGGTCGGGTTGTGGCAGCAAGCGTGCAACAAGACGATAGAGCCGGCTGGCATGGTGTTGAGCGCATTGAGCATGCCGCTGAAATTGACGCCGCGTGTGGCTGCGTCGTAGTAAGGATAGTTGTTGACCGTGAAACCGGCTGATTCAAACAGCGCACGGTGATTTTCCCAGCTAGGGTCGCTGATCCACACTTGCGCATCTGGTGCGAAGCGTTTCAAAAAGTCAGCGCCCAGTTTCAATGCGCCTGTGCCACCAATGGCTTGTGCGGTAATCGCGCGCTTCTCTTGAACCACGGCGCTATCGGCGCCAAATACTAATTCTTGTACCGCTTTATCGTAGGCAGCCAGACCTTCGATAGGCAGGTAAGTGCGCGGCGCAAATTTTTCCATCAGGATAGCTTCGGCCTTTTTGACGCATTCCAGCAAAGGCACTTTGCCATTGTCGTCATAGTAAACGCCAACGCCCAGATTGACCTTGGCAGGGTTTTTGTCGGCATTGAAGCCTTCGGTAATGCCAAGGATAGGGTCGCGGGGAGCCATTGTGATGGCGGAAAACAGGGGGGAAGTAGCGGGAGCGGTCATCGTGATAATATGAAAAATTGTCTGTTAATTGACTGGCAAAGGCAGACTGAGGTTGGAAGGGTGACTAAAATCTCTTTTCAACCGACTATTTTAACAAAGGTAATTGGTAAATGGCTGATTTAACACAGATATCTGCGGCGGTGGACGAACCGAAATTCGTGACGTTTCCAGATTCGCCCTATCAATTGTGTCAATTGTTTCCACCAGCTGGTGATCAGCCTGTGGCAATTGCGAAACTCGTTGAGGGCATCAATGACGGTTTATGTTTTCAAACCCTGCTAGGTGTTACCGGTTCGGGTAAGACGTATACGATGGCTAACGTGATTGCGCGTACCGGTCGTCCGGCGATCATTTTTGCCCCTAACAAGACTCTTGCCGCGCAGTTGTATAGTGAGTTTCGTGAGTTTTTTCCGCGTAACGCGGTCGAGTACTTCGTCAGTTACTACGATTACTATCAGCCGGAAGCCTACGTACCGCAGCGCGATTTGTTCATCGAAAAAGATTCCGCGATCAATGAGCACATAGAGCAAATGCGCCTGTCTTGCACCAAATCACTGATGGAGCGACGCGATGTGATTATTGTGGCGACGGTGTCGGCGATTTACGGTATCGGTAATCCCAAGGAATATCACAAGATGATCCTGACCTTGCGCGCCAAGGATAAGGTCAGTCAGCGTGATCTGATTGCGCGTCTGATACAGATGCAATATACGCGTAATGAAATTGATTTTAGCCGCGGCACTTTCCGGGTGCGCGGTGACACCATCGATATTTTCCCTGCTGAACACGCCGAACTGGCGTTGCGGGTAGAGATGTTTGATGATGAAATAGAAAATTTGCAATTGTTTGATCCGCTTACCGGCAGGGTCAAGCAAAAAATCCCACGCTTTACCGTGTATCCGGGCTCACATTACGTCACGCCGCGTGAGACGGTATTGCGTGCGGTAGAGACCATTAAGATAGAGCTGCGCGAACGACTCGAGTTTTACCGGCGCGAGAATAAACTAATTGAAGAACAGCGCATAGAGCAGCGCACCCGCTTTGATCTGGAAATGATGGCGGAGATAGGTTTCACCAAAGGAATTGAAAACTACTCGCGTCATCTGAGTGGCGCTTTGCCGGGCGAACCGCCGCCGACTCTGGTTGATTACTTGCCGGCTGATGCGCTGATGTTTCTTGATGAGTCGCATGTGTTAACCGGTCAGCTCAATGCCATGTACAACGGTGACCGGTCGCGCAAGACTAATCTGGTCGATTACGGATTCCGCCTGCCTTCGGCGCTGGATAATCGTCCGCTCAAATTTGAAGAGTTCGAGAGCAAGATGCGCCAGACCGTATTCGTCTCGGCCACCCCGGCAGAATATGAGCGTACCCATGCCGATCAGGTCGTCGAGCAGGTGGTCAGGCCGACGGGTCTGGTTGATCCGCGCATCGAGGTGCGGCCGGCGATGACGCAGGTCGATGATCTGATGTCGGAAATCACGGATAGGGTAAAGAAGAACGAGCGGGTGCTGGTAACGACCCTGACCAAGCGCATGTCTGAGCAACTTACCGAGTTTTTGAGCGACAACGGAATCAAGGTGCGTTATTTGCACAGCGATATCGATACGGTAGAGCGGGTTGAGATTTTGCGCGATTTGCGCCTGGGAACCTTTGATGTACTGGTGGGGATTAACTTGCTGCGTGAGGGTTTGGATATTCCCGAGGTATCGCTGGTGGCGATACTGGATGCCGATAAAGAGGGTTTTTTGCGCTCCGAGCGCAGCCTGATCCAGACCATAGGTCGTGCGGCGCGTAACCTGAATGGTACGGCAATCTTATATGCCGACCGGATTACCGATTCCATGCGCAGGGCGATTGATGAAACCGAGCGCCGTCGCAATAAGCAACTGGCTTTTAATCTCGAACATAACATTACACCGAATCAAGAAGAAGATCAAGGATATTATCGACGGTGTTTATAACCAGCAGGAAGCCCGCGAAGAGTTGGCGGTGGCACAAGAGCAGGCCAAGTACGAGATGATGAGCGAGAAGCAGATCAGCCGTGAAATCCTTCACATTTTCCAGTATGCGCGGCCAGGCGCTAAGGTCATTGATTTCCAGGTGGCCGATTAAGGCCGGGTGTCCCGGAGACATTTCCCAGATATGTAAATCATGGACTGATAGTACGCCGTCTATGTCTTCAAGCTCGTTGCCGATTTGTACGTAGTCGATATGGCGAGGCACGCCCTCCATCAGGAAGTGATACGACTGCGACAGTACACCAATGGTGGATTTTAAAATCAGTAGCGAGACAAAAATGGAGAGGATAGGATCGACTTGCATCCATCCTGTGAAATAAATAACGGCGCCGGAAATAATCGCCGCCACCGAACCAAGCAGATCGCCCATGACATGCACTAAGGCTGCTTTGGTGTTCAGGCTTTCTTTATCGTGCGAGAGTACCCAGGCAACAATGATGTTGATACCCAGACCGATGCTGGCCACCAGCATGACTGCCGCGCCCTGAACCGCTTCCGGATGCGAAAGCCGCTGTATCGCTTCATAAAAAATCCAGCCTATCACCATTAGCATAACCAGGCCATTGATGAACGCCGCAAGCGCCTCGGCGCGGCCAAAGCCAAACGAATGCTTTGCGGTAGGAGGGCGCTTGGCGATTATTTGCGCCAATAGCGCTAAACCCAGCGCGGCTGCATCGGTGACCATATGCCCGGCATCGGAGATCAGTGCCAGGGAGTTCGACCAGAAACCAAAGCCGACTTCAACGCCAGCGAAACTTAAGGTCAGTCCTAGTGCCCACGCCAAAATTTTCTGGCTACGGGTTTCGAAGTAGTGTCTGTGGACTGCGTCGCCATGACCGTGAGCGTGCAGATGGGTGCTTTTTTGAGGTGAGTTTTCTTCTTGCATATCGCTTGGTGATCTAGATTGTATGGGGCTTGTTGTTTTGCGGGGAGTCTACTTGATAAACCCAGTATGTGCGGAATGCACTGGCGTCGTTTTGCGGTATTTTTCTTGCGGGATTAAGCATTTTTTAAAAAATGACGCAAACACCTTTACGATATCGAGGATGTTTGCTATAGTGTTGGCTCTTCGGGCGGTTAGTTCAGCTGGTTAGAATACTTGGTCGACATCCAAGGGGTCGCAGATTCGAATTCTGCACCGCCCACCAGAATTTAAGTAGTAGGAATAAAGTACTAAAAGAGCGAGAAAGGCATCATGGTTATGACACCGCGAACTACGGGCACAATGTTTTGTGAGCGACGCTAGTCGGTGTTATTTTTCATCTTTTTGTATT
This genomic interval carries:
- a CDS encoding aspartate/tyrosine/aromatic aminotransferase, whose translation is MTAPATSPLFSAITMAPRDPILGITEGFNADKNPAKVNLGVGVYYDDNGKVPLLECVKKAEAILMEKFAPRTYLPIEGLAAYDKAVQELVFGADSAVVQEKRAITAQAIGGTGALKLGADFLKRFAPDAQVWISDPSWENHRALFESAGFTVNNYPYYDAATRGVNFSGMLNALNTMPAGSIVLLHACCHNPTGADLSDDQWTQVIEVVTARGLVPFLDMAYQGFGDGIEADGKVVRRFAEAGGALFVSNSFSKSFSLYGERVGALSIAASSAEEAARIMSQLKRVIRTNYSNPPIHGGQVVATVLSTPELRQLWEEELAGMRVRIREMRAAFVAKLKEKAPAHNFDFVTQQRGMFSYSGLTKEQVEKLRDNNSIYAVDTGRICVAALNQRNIDAVIDAIAAVL
- a CDS encoding DNA-deoxyinosine glycosylase produces the protein MLQGFPPVIDATTHTLILGSFPGEASLRAQQYYAFKQNQFWRLLSGALNDNLVELPYPQRLQGLLAHGIGLWDVFGACRRQGSLDAAIRQGAPNDFHALQRNYPRLKTLCFNGNMAGKMRAQLEQMSYRTLQLPSSSPAYAQMRFEEKLEHWKQIVERNDAPRRR
- a CDS encoding methyltransferase domain-containing protein → MLIKRKSIEAESNYRSGPKAAAIPKPRKVKFAPVTLSELDGVRYLHFGTEWVQGAMRLRKPDWLELEYAQQMMAWMLFISEPKQLLQLGLGTGAMTKFCYRQFEQAHVTAVDLNPAVIMICESMFKLPANDERLNVIEMDAMDFVTNSDNHDKFDAIQVDLYDATARGPVLDTAEFYQACADCLLADGILTVNLFGDHPSFAKNIKAMRFVFDTVLCLPEVHDGNVVAIAFKSRVKLDFPALLERAKAIKESTKLPAKSWVDGLKLSITPC